In Paenibacillus sonchi, the genomic stretch CCTTCCGAAACTTATGGATGATGCTTCTCCGCTCTATATGAAATGGGCTGCTGGTCAAACTCCGCCTACGGCCAAACATCCACAAAGTGCCCGTAAATTGGCTTTTATGCTCAGGAGGCTGGAGGAAGATGGATTTACCTCATACTGGCTCTCTTAATCAGACGGTAGAATTGCTCCGTGTAGAAACAGAGCTTTTTACGCTTTTTCTTCAAGGGCGCCCTTATCATCCTACGGTGGAGACATTGCAGCTTCATCGGTCTTCGGAGCAGGAGTGGGTGAGTGCACAGCTTGGGCTTGCTTGCTCCGAACGGCTTGGTGATGTTCAGATCAAAGTCTTTTCGCCTGAAGCCCACGGGATGGTGGACTGGCAGCAGGGAGTTTCTGTTTTTCCTTGTTTTTATGAGACACAGTCGTATGAACTGGTTATCCAGAATAAGACCGCTGCCAGCCTTTCCTTTTATCATGAAAATGTGTTGCTTCGGCAGGCAGTTAAGCCCCTAGGTGATTCTATTCTTGCGGGTGTTCTGAACTTTGGGAATGAGGTCGGTTTGACGGAATGGGAAGTCCGAAGTAATGGACAGACTTTGCTGCGGGTAGAGATGGAGATTTTCCCCTCGAAGATGGATTACAAGCTGGATTACCAGAATATTTTGAATGAAGTGAATGCGCAGATTTATAATTTGGCGTTTGATTTTTTGCGCAAAACCTATCAGCTAACAGGCCTGCGGGAGACGCAGCATCAGAGCTTGACGGAGTTTTTCACCATACTACAGCATGTCTTTAGACAACTCTTGGATGCAGTCGAACGGATTAACAAGAATCCTAATTACGCTCTGCTCCAGGATCGCCGGCTCATGGATGCCAATCGGGTCAAAAAGGCCGGAAGAGAGAACATCCGCGAGCTGGCGAAGCATCCTGAACGATTAAAAGTAGATGAAAGCAATGGATTTTTAAGAATTAATGGTCAGAATTACACAGCAACGCACTTCATGGAGAACCGCAGACGCCTCTCCTATGATACCAATGAGAACCGGTTCATCCGCTGGATGCTGGAACGAATTCATGGGAAGCTTAAGGAGCTTAAGGGCCGCTGGAAAGAAAATAGCCGGACTCCAGATCCGCTACTCAGCAAAAGAATAGATAAGATGCTTACTCAGCTGGAACGGGTGCTCAAGATGGATTTTTTGCGTGAGGCTGGAGTGCTGAAGCAGATGTCCGTTACCCTTGTGCTGCAGATGGCCCCTGGATACCGCGAAGTCTATCGCTGTTATCTAATGCTGCTTAAAGGCTTATCTATTCAAGGTGAGCTGTTCCGCTTATCCATGAAGGATGTAGCTCAGCTCTATGAGTATTGGTGCTTCTTGAAGCTGAATCAGCTTCTGGGGCAGAAATATAAACTGGTGAAGCAGGACATCATTAAGGTGAAACGGAACGGTATTTTCGTTACTCTTGATCGCTCACAGAGCGCTAATATGGTGTACGAGAATCCGGTCAACGGGGAGCAGTTCATCCTGTATTATAACTCGATTCCTGACTCGGATAAGACCCCGACGCTCAGTCAGCGTCCGGATAATGTGCTCACCCTGAAGAAGAAGGATGCTGGTCAGATCAAGGAATACAAGTATGTGTTTGATGCGAAATACCGCTTGAATCCCGCTTATGAAGGTACGCCTTATCAGGGGAAGTATGGGCAGCCTGGGCCGGAAGAGGACGACATTAATACAATGCATCGTTATCGGGACGCGATAGTGTATCAGGAAAAGGGCACAGGTGAATATGAGCGAAGCATGTTTGGCGCTTATGTGTTATTTCCTTATCCGGATGAAGAGCGGTACAAGAGCCACCAATTTTACAAAAGCATCGAGCTATTGAATATTGGTGCGTTGCCGTTCCTGCCGAATTCTACAAGCTTGGTGGAGCAATTCCTGGATGAGATCATTCAGGATAGTCCGGAAAAAGCCTTTGAACGCTCTACACGTCCACGCGGGACGAAAGAATACTATGCCAATCAGCTTGCGGGCAAAAATGTGCTTGTCGGTTCTGTCCGGGGGCGGGAGCAGGTGGAGGTGGCGGTGCGGAAGGCTTTTTATCATATGCCGCTTAAGAATCTTGCCAGCCAGAAGATACTTACCCAGATCGAGTACGTAGCGATGTGCCAATCCCGCAAAAAGTTCGTTGATCCCGCTAAAACAGGCATTCACTGGGTGGGGAAGGTAGCGGATTGGAAGGTGCTGCGGCGTAAAGAGATTAAGGAAGTTCCTTGTCGCCCGGGGACCGAAGAAGATCTGTATGTACGCTTTACGAT encodes the following:
- a CDS encoding restriction endonuclease-like protein, with protein sequence MDLPHTGSLNQTVELLRVETELFTLFLQGRPYHPTVETLQLHRSSEQEWVSAQLGLACSERLGDVQIKVFSPEAHGMVDWQQGVSVFPCFYETQSYELVIQNKTAASLSFYHENVLLRQAVKPLGDSILAGVLNFGNEVGLTEWEVRSNGQTLLRVEMEIFPSKMDYKLDYQNILNEVNAQIYNLAFDFLRKTYQLTGLRETQHQSLTEFFTILQHVFRQLLDAVERINKNPNYALLQDRRLMDANRVKKAGRENIRELAKHPERLKVDESNGFLRINGQNYTATHFMENRRRLSYDTNENRFIRWMLERIHGKLKELKGRWKENSRTPDPLLSKRIDKMLTQLERVLKMDFLREAGVLKQMSVTLVLQMAPGYREVYRCYLMLLKGLSIQGELFRLSMKDVAQLYEYWCFLKLNQLLGQKYKLVKQDIIKVKRNGIFVTLDRSQSANMVYENPVNGEQFILYYNSIPDSDKTPTLSQRPDNVLTLKKKDAGQIKEYKYVFDAKYRLNPAYEGTPYQGKYGQPGPEEDDINTMHRYRDAIVYQEKGTGEYERSMFGAYVLFPYPDEERYKSHQFYKSIELLNIGALPFLPNSTSLVEQFLDEIIQDSPEKAFERSTRPRGTKEYYANQLAGKNVLVGSVRGREQVEVAVRKAFYHMPLKNLASQKILTQIEYVAMCQSRKKFVDPAKTGIHWVGKVADWKVLRRKEIKEVPCRPGTEEDLYVRFTIEQWKILTAPIMLGGQGILTVLYTSKYILDRALEIAELRLETEEALREWREKRRKGRVKVKLDHEEFVDLGRVVEVRNI